A region of Maribacter algicola DNA encodes the following proteins:
- a CDS encoding TIM barrel protein has product MIKGKNIFVALAILSVILSNAQGIEKSLYAFDFEMDGMSVPERSKLFADLGYKGVTFAVKNDGQRQKLQEYLGSPEFSSGKLSIPIVYFPFDFSQDYESEGELWKKTLNALPKNASLWVIILEPNATDQKVITLLKEMTTEAKNLGKDIVLYPHDNTFIESAEESLKYIEALNSNNLYTTLHLCHEMRAGNGNRLLDVAIKTAPYVKFASISGTDVTMRENDKADWSDAIQPLDKGDFEVDKFVSVLQKIGFKGKTILHTFGIEEEPKDHLSRSMFKWKDMVEATYTKFNNDLDQILDTPENAYWDAVSKSWFISNLGGEKVTIEKDGYGWITRLDENGNVLKNRWVEDLDAPTGMSSHDGHLYVADRGVLVKIHIEDGKIVKKIPLPGSRFANDVAATPDGNIYVSDTYENSIYRIDNKGNVEIFLQNEELECPNGLWVDGNDLIVATWGPMTNEATFETSRKGTLKTVNLKTKEILAVGKGLPIANFDGVVKYKGFYYATDWVGGRLLKISNTGKVNEVLTGFVQMADLGIDPKRGILLVPEMSKNRFIKVDLESL; this is encoded by the coding sequence ATGATAAAAGGAAAAAACATATTTGTTGCATTAGCTATCCTGTCTGTAATATTGTCCAATGCCCAAGGAATAGAGAAATCGTTGTATGCATTCGATTTTGAAATGGATGGAATGTCAGTGCCTGAACGGTCAAAATTGTTCGCTGATTTGGGTTACAAGGGTGTTACCTTCGCGGTTAAAAATGATGGGCAAAGACAAAAGCTGCAGGAATATCTAGGTTCACCTGAATTTTCATCGGGTAAATTATCAATCCCAATAGTCTATTTTCCTTTTGACTTTAGCCAAGATTATGAAAGTGAAGGGGAGCTATGGAAAAAGACATTGAATGCCTTGCCTAAAAACGCTTCATTGTGGGTCATTATACTTGAGCCAAATGCCACAGATCAAAAAGTGATTACACTATTAAAGGAGATGACCACTGAGGCTAAAAACCTTGGAAAGGATATTGTGCTCTATCCCCATGATAACACCTTTATTGAATCTGCCGAGGAATCTTTAAAGTACATTGAAGCCTTGAATTCCAATAACCTATATACAACGCTTCACTTGTGCCATGAAATGCGTGCGGGAAATGGAAATAGGTTGTTGGATGTGGCCATTAAAACAGCTCCGTACGTAAAGTTTGCTTCAATCTCAGGAACAGATGTGACCATGCGGGAAAACGACAAGGCAGACTGGTCCGATGCCATACAGCCACTGGATAAAGGGGATTTTGAGGTGGATAAATTTGTTTCCGTACTTCAGAAAATTGGATTTAAGGGTAAGACTATACTACACACTTTTGGGATTGAGGAAGAGCCAAAAGACCATTTGTCACGTTCCATGTTCAAGTGGAAAGATATGGTAGAAGCAACATATACCAAATTTAACAATGATTTGGACCAGATTTTGGATACTCCAGAAAACGCCTATTGGGACGCGGTGTCAAAATCCTGGTTTATATCAAACTTGGGTGGTGAAAAGGTTACTATTGAAAAAGATGGCTATGGTTGGATTACCCGTCTCGATGAAAATGGAAATGTTTTAAAAAATAGATGGGTAGAAGATTTGGATGCGCCCACTGGCATGTCTTCACATGATGGACATTTGTATGTTGCCGACAGAGGGGTATTGGTAAAAATACACATTGAAGACGGCAAAATTGTAAAAAAAATACCGCTTCCTGGATCCCGTTTTGCCAATGATGTCGCAGCCACCCCTGACGGAAATATTTACGTGTCTGATACGTATGAAAACAGTATCTATAGAATAGACAATAAAGGGAATGTGGAAATTTTTCTACAAAATGAGGAATTGGAATGTCCCAATGGCTTGTGGGTGGATGGTAATGACCTCATTGTGGCCACGTGGGGTCCAATGACCAATGAGGCTACTTTTGAAACGAGTCGAAAGGGTACTCTGAAGACAGTAAATTTAAAAACAAAAGAGATTTTGGCTGTAGGGAAAGGTTTGCCAATTGCCAATTTTGACGGTGTGGTCAAGTACAAAGGTTTTTATTATGCAACAGATTGGGTTGGCGGAAGGCTTTTAAAAATATCAAATACAGGAAAAGTTAACGAAGTTTTGACCGGATTTGTGCAAATGGCGGATTTGGGCATTGATCCAAAAAGAGGCATTTTGCTTGTTCCGGAAATGAGTAAAAATAGATTTATCAAGGTTGACTTAGAGTCCCTTTAA
- a CDS encoding sulfatase-like hydrolase/transferase has protein sequence MLDNFYIRKVQDDECVQQEYIYYHLIFKPIKSKDIILVLVLWMTSLSFGQDRPDIILKFTVDQGYANVCPYGQVSDNKTPNLDLLAKNGAGMTSGYVTAPQGIPSGAGLLTGRFQQRFGLDHNGLVPLPLSEDLIAGRMQKAGYVTGMTGKWHLDHNHQSKEWIVENLLELNHKKKYLPEDIPFEKKISYMSFNRGFDKKFQGCGTNFWATYTLEGDAIDPIRIKQEGYRLDIQTDATVEFIKKNGDKPFFYYVSYFAPHVSLKATKKYLDRFPDDMPVRRRSCLARMSAIDHGVGKMKQTLREMGVEENTIIFFISDNGAALKITIEDKPVSFKGGAWDGSLITPLIGEKGMLSEGGVRVTFIINWPKGIPGGQIYDRPVNSLDVAATCVALAGLGTVDELDGVNLISYLMEKEKKIHMKQFIGVFGANRLSDWGTIYS, from the coding sequence ATGCTTGATAATTTTTACATCAGGAAAGTGCAGGATGATGAATGTGTTCAACAAGAATACATTTACTATCATTTAATCTTTAAACCCATAAAATCCAAGGATATCATTTTAGTATTAGTGCTATGGATGACTTCATTGTCTTTTGGTCAGGATAGACCAGATATCATCCTGAAATTCACTGTTGACCAAGGGTACGCCAATGTGTGCCCTTATGGCCAGGTAAGTGACAATAAAACCCCGAATCTTGATTTGCTTGCCAAAAACGGAGCAGGGATGACATCAGGTTACGTGACCGCGCCCCAAGGTATTCCTTCAGGAGCTGGATTGTTGACAGGTCGTTTCCAACAAAGATTCGGTCTTGATCATAATGGACTTGTTCCGCTTCCATTAAGTGAAGACCTGATTGCCGGACGTATGCAGAAAGCAGGTTATGTAACAGGGATGACGGGTAAATGGCATTTAGACCACAACCACCAATCAAAGGAGTGGATTGTTGAGAATTTACTGGAACTCAATCATAAGAAAAAATACCTGCCAGAAGACATTCCTTTTGAAAAGAAAATATCGTATATGAGTTTCAATCGGGGTTTTGACAAAAAGTTTCAAGGTTGCGGGACTAACTTTTGGGCTACCTATACTTTAGAAGGCGATGCAATAGACCCGATAAGGATAAAACAAGAAGGTTATCGCTTGGATATACAGACTGATGCCACTGTTGAATTCATTAAAAAGAACGGTGACAAACCATTTTTCTATTACGTCTCCTATTTTGCTCCTCATGTATCGTTAAAGGCTACCAAAAAATATTTGGACCGATTTCCTGACGATATGCCGGTACGCCGTCGTTCCTGCTTGGCCAGGATGTCGGCAATTGATCATGGTGTAGGCAAAATGAAACAAACCCTTCGAGAAATGGGAGTGGAAGAGAATACAATCATATTTTTTATCAGCGATAACGGTGCTGCATTAAAAATAACCATTGAAGACAAGCCCGTCTCTTTTAAAGGAGGAGCTTGGGATGGTTCCTTAATCACTCCATTGATAGGTGAAAAGGGAATGCTATCCGAAGGAGGTGTCCGAGTAACTTTCATCATTAACTGGCCCAAGGGCATACCAGGGGGACAAATTTATGATAGACCAGTTAATTCCCTTGATGTAGCAGCGACCTGTGTTGCCCTTGCAGGATTGGGAACAGTGGATGAGCTTGATGGCGTTAACCTAATATCATATTTAATGGAGAAAGAAAAGAAAATCCACATGAAGCAATTTATTGGTGTTTTTGGAGCCAACAGGCTGTCAGATTGGGGAACTATATATTCATAA
- a CDS encoding DUF5722 domain-containing protein: MQKFLFFLLISPWAILSQNSKTPLSLNTEKVNDITVEILESATFSLETTGKDPHIYTNALSFNVNISHNRLAFEYFCPTGVDFIELHFYPEREGLKPKIVRDVGSTEGWVEFKIDLSAELKEWGKKGDYLRLDFGAAPALNIQIRDLVLRPQTFREKELEAKKEIQKKQEALLEKNLASYLDREYQNSISNVLVTDDNVHIEGEVANSGNLFLAEISPYEHATELEKFEFIVPVESENEKFKISVDRTIQRHGFNQDRVLSKWMIVQKKGEDYLPVSHARYADSIVPKYTYSFVKPSTKKGLGGYSANRQAPISDLDDLGITSATVNIWVTHFFRSGPSQENLPFEYMGKTYYVDKKQVENYDKTLLTTAERDIEVSAILLVDKASKAKDPEIGRILQHPDCDPAGIYSMPNLTTPEGVQYYAAVLDFLADRYSRPDKKYGRIHHYIIHNEVDAGWVWTNAGEKTPLVFMDLYHKSMRMSHNIARKYNPNSKVFISLTHYWNWTSNPKFYHSKELLKQLLQFSKKEGDFEWAIAHHPYPESLREPKTWLDKKVSFDFDTQLITFKNTEVLDAWVKQPEVLFKGKTKRLVYLSENGTNSPTYSDQDLKEQAAGMAYAMKKIKYLDGIDGFQYHNWQDNRKEGGLRIGLRRFPDDKEDPSGIKPVWKVYQAFGTEQEDEVYDQYKPMIGIDSWDEISYKGKIEKKKLKSSSNVSNPNWTATDALGRKLPDYKEVGAPKKNRYVGMFYFMTHNNTDAPGPFNVTEILKKNPKNPQWGNGSHYWGEPEIGYYLNQEAWAIRKHAYQLVDAGIDVIIMDVTNNKTYTETYLKICEVFAAMRKEGEQTPYVAFLGSEISVNTLWNEFYSKGLYQDLWFYWKGKPLLLYGQHEMPGRNKVNDITFSEEIRSFFNLKQSWAWTSLPWYDQKGKDEWPWIDHFPQAIAWHNDPQEKEMVPVAAAQHPLSNIGRSFHHFHQPEINMFDVTPDTDKGLFFQEQWDRALEVDPEFVFVTGWNEWSAGRQQMGKNISKDLQKWSFYPGAHLGKVGKKLQEGDVYFIDQYNQEYSRDIEPMNGGHTDNYYYQLMANVRRYKGMPKPITPKEKRSIYIAEDFNQWNEVEITFYDHTGDTAHRNSQKQGAAGPYINTKGRNDIVETKVARDESQVYFYAKTLNPITKPENQNWMLLFIDADRDKATGWEGYDLLINQELMTDGKTTIKKFHPRKGWENSGETPFTVKENQLMFSIPRAHFPKDNHLNFEFHWIDNPPKLESIYDFFTAGDNAPNRRANYIYSE; this comes from the coding sequence ATGCAAAAATTTCTATTCTTTCTTTTGATTTCTCCTTGGGCCATACTTTCACAAAACTCAAAAACGCCCTTGTCCTTGAATACCGAAAAAGTCAATGATATTACTGTTGAAATTTTGGAAAGCGCAACGTTCAGCCTTGAAACAACTGGAAAAGACCCCCATATATATACTAATGCCCTTTCATTTAACGTAAACATATCACACAACAGATTGGCTTTTGAGTACTTCTGCCCAACGGGAGTGGATTTTATCGAATTGCACTTTTATCCGGAACGTGAAGGACTGAAACCCAAAATTGTGAGGGACGTAGGTTCAACAGAGGGCTGGGTGGAATTTAAAATCGATTTAAGTGCAGAATTAAAGGAATGGGGCAAAAAAGGGGATTACCTTCGTTTGGATTTTGGCGCTGCCCCAGCATTGAACATTCAGATTAGAGATTTGGTGCTCAGACCACAGACTTTTCGAGAAAAGGAGTTGGAAGCCAAGAAGGAAATCCAAAAGAAACAGGAAGCCCTTCTAGAAAAAAATTTGGCATCCTATTTGGACAGGGAGTATCAAAACTCCATTTCAAATGTTTTGGTAACCGATGATAACGTGCATATAGAGGGAGAGGTTGCCAATAGTGGAAATTTATTCTTGGCTGAAATCAGCCCTTATGAACACGCAACGGAATTAGAGAAATTTGAATTCATTGTACCTGTGGAATCCGAAAATGAAAAATTCAAAATTTCCGTTGACCGGACCATACAGCGCCATGGATTTAATCAAGACCGAGTACTTTCAAAATGGATGATTGTACAGAAAAAAGGAGAAGATTACCTGCCGGTTTCGCATGCTCGCTACGCGGATTCCATCGTTCCTAAATATACCTATTCCTTTGTAAAACCTTCCACTAAAAAAGGGCTCGGTGGATATAGCGCCAACAGACAGGCACCTATCTCCGATCTCGACGATTTGGGAATCACCAGTGCTACGGTGAATATTTGGGTCACCCATTTTTTCCGCTCTGGACCATCTCAAGAAAACCTGCCCTTTGAATATATGGGCAAGACATATTATGTTGATAAAAAACAGGTGGAGAATTACGACAAGACCCTGCTTACCACTGCGGAAAGGGACATAGAGGTCTCTGCCATACTTTTAGTGGATAAGGCTTCAAAAGCAAAAGATCCCGAGATAGGACGTATTCTTCAGCATCCAGACTGCGATCCCGCTGGAATCTACAGTATGCCTAACCTAACCACCCCTGAAGGGGTACAGTATTATGCAGCGGTTCTGGATTTCTTAGCGGACAGATATAGTAGACCTGATAAAAAATATGGGAGAATACACCATTACATTATCCACAATGAAGTAGATGCAGGCTGGGTGTGGACAAACGCCGGAGAGAAGACCCCTTTGGTGTTCATGGACCTCTACCATAAATCCATGCGCATGTCCCACAATATAGCTCGCAAATACAATCCAAATTCAAAAGTATTTATTTCCTTGACCCATTATTGGAACTGGACTTCCAATCCAAAATTCTACCATTCCAAAGAACTTTTGAAACAACTTCTCCAGTTTTCAAAAAAGGAAGGTGACTTTGAGTGGGCCATTGCCCATCACCCCTATCCCGAATCACTGCGCGAGCCAAAGACTTGGTTGGACAAAAAAGTCAGTTTTGATTTTGACACTCAACTTATCACCTTTAAAAATACGGAGGTTTTGGATGCCTGGGTAAAACAGCCAGAAGTGCTTTTCAAAGGAAAGACGAAACGCCTCGTTTACCTTTCGGAAAATGGTACCAACTCACCTACCTATAGTGATCAAGACTTAAAAGAGCAGGCCGCTGGTATGGCCTATGCCATGAAAAAAATAAAATATCTGGACGGTATCGATGGTTTCCAATATCACAATTGGCAAGATAACCGAAAAGAAGGCGGGCTGCGCATTGGATTAAGGCGTTTTCCAGATGACAAGGAAGACCCCAGCGGTATAAAACCCGTTTGGAAGGTCTATCAGGCCTTTGGAACGGAACAGGAAGATGAAGTGTACGACCAATACAAACCAATGATCGGGATAGACAGTTGGGATGAAATCAGCTACAAGGGTAAAATCGAAAAAAAAAAGCTAAAATCCTCATCGAACGTTAGCAATCCAAACTGGACTGCTACCGATGCCCTGGGTCGAAAATTGCCCGATTACAAAGAAGTCGGTGCCCCTAAAAAAAATCGGTATGTGGGCATGTTCTATTTTATGACGCACAACAATACCGATGCCCCAGGTCCCTTCAACGTAACCGAAATTTTAAAAAAGAACCCAAAAAACCCACAATGGGGCAATGGCAGCCACTACTGGGGAGAACCTGAGATTGGATATTACCTAAACCAAGAAGCGTGGGCCATTCGCAAGCATGCGTATCAATTGGTGGATGCAGGTATAGATGTCATCATTATGGACGTGACAAATAACAAAACCTATACAGAGACCTATCTTAAAATATGTGAGGTCTTTGCTGCAATGCGAAAAGAAGGGGAGCAAACGCCCTACGTTGCTTTTTTGGGAAGCGAAATTTCGGTCAATACCCTGTGGAATGAATTCTATTCCAAAGGCTTATACCAAGACCTCTGGTTTTATTGGAAGGGAAAACCGCTCCTATTATATGGACAGCATGAAATGCCCGGCAGGAATAAAGTGAATGATATAACTTTTTCAGAAGAAATACGGTCTTTTTTCAATTTAAAACAAAGTTGGGCTTGGACATCTTTGCCCTGGTATGATCAAAAAGGTAAGGATGAATGGCCATGGATCGATCATTTTCCACAAGCCATAGCCTGGCACAATGACCCGCAAGAAAAAGAAATGGTACCTGTTGCCGCTGCACAACATCCTTTATCCAATATTGGTCGTAGCTTTCATCATTTCCATCAGCCAGAAATCAATATGTTTGATGTTACTCCAGATACTGACAAAGGATTGTTCTTTCAAGAACAATGGGATAGAGCCTTGGAGGTTGACCCAGAATTTGTTTTTGTGACCGGATGGAACGAGTGGTCGGCGGGTAGACAACAAATGGGAAAGAATATAAGCAAGGATCTTCAGAAGTGGAGTTTTTATCCGGGTGCGCATTTAGGTAAAGTGGGAAAAAAGCTGCAGGAAGGCGATGTATACTTTATCGATCAATACAATCAGGAATACAGCAGGGATATAGAGCCCATGAATGGCGGACATACCGATAATTATTACTATCAATTGATGGCGAATGTCAGGAGGTATAAAGGTATGCCCAAACCTATAACACCAAAAGAAAAAAGAAGCATTTATATAGCTGAAGATTTTAATCAATGGAATGAAGTGGAAATAACTTTTTACGATCACACAGGTGATACCGCACACAGGAATAGTCAAAAACAGGGTGCTGCCGGACCCTATATCAATACTAAAGGAAGGAACGATATTGTCGAAACAAAAGTGGCAAGGGACGAAAGCCAAGTTTATTTCTATGCAAAGACCCTAAATCCCATTACCAAACCAGAAAATCAAAACTGGATGTTGTTATTCATTGATGCTGACCGTGACAAGGCCACCGGTTGGGAAGGGTATGATCTTTTGATAAATCAAGAGTTGATGACAGATGGAAAAACCACCATCAAAAAGTTCCATCCAAGAAAGGGATGGGAAAACAGTGGCGAAACGCCATTTACAGTTAAAGAAAACCAATTAATGTTTTCAATACCAAGAGCCCATTTTCCCAAGGATAACCATTTAAATTTTGAATTCCACTGGATAGACAATCCACCAAAACTGGAAAGCATTTACGATTTTTTTACTGCTGGCGACAATGCACCAAACAGAAGGGCGAACTATATCTATTCAGAATGA
- a CDS encoding sulfatase-like hydrolase/transferase gives MSNKRPNIVFILANDYGIMDSQAYAQKFTGVEPSKMFYETTNIDRLINESTAFSQAYANQLYSPTRASIMTGKYAGRLDCTTVMPPRETYYNQNPTTPEGSYAHDVLGNKDNFLIEEVRSVPIKDMFYEYFV, from the coding sequence ATGTCCAATAAACGCCCAAATATCGTATTTATCCTTGCCAATGACTACGGCATTATGGACTCGCAAGCGTATGCGCAAAAATTTACCGGCGTTGAACCATCCAAAATGTTTTATGAAACAACCAATATTGATCGCTTAATCAATGAGAGCACCGCCTTCTCCCAAGCTTATGCCAATCAATTGTACTCCCCTACCCGGGCAAGTATCATGACAGGAAAATATGCCGGGAGGTTGGATTGTACTACTGTAATGCCACCGCGGGAAACATATTACAATCAAAATCCAACCACACCAGAAGGCTCTTATGCCCATGATGTATTGGGGAATAAGGACAATTTTCTAATTGAAGAAGTTAGAAGCGTACCAATTAAAGATATGTTCTACGAATATTTCGTTTAA